One region of Mangifera indica cultivar Alphonso chromosome 3, CATAS_Mindica_2.1, whole genome shotgun sequence genomic DNA includes:
- the LOC123210602 gene encoding sulfite exporter TauE/SafE family protein 3-like isoform X2, giving the protein MERVESRRRNWKGQLVSEILVGFLVVASVFVVGEARVEQEMSSYNETKEVIVSDDLMKKVFKFLWQEGRLGYTHVWPDMKFGWKIVVGTIVAFFGAAFGSVGGVGGGGIFVPMLTLIIGFDAKSSTAISKFMITGAAGATVYYNLKLRHPTLDMPIIDYDLALLFQPMLVLGISIGVAFNVIFADWMITVLLIILFLGTSTKAFFKGIDTWKKETIMKKEAARLMESNDNNNNDVSYTPLPGDPTDRAHTPPKETGKEEISVIENVCWKELGLLVAVWAIILALQIAKNYSTTCSALYWLLNLLQIPVAVGVTSYEAVSLYKGRRRIKSKGEASTNWKVHQLILYSCMGVLAGVVGGLLGLGGGFILGPLFLELGIPPQVSSATATFAMTFSASMSVVEYYLLKRFPVPYGTTT; this is encoded by the exons ATGGAAAGGGTGGAGTCAAGACGGAGGAATTGGAAAGGGCAATTGGTGAGTGAGATTTTGGTCGGTTTTCTTGTTGTAGCTTCTGTTTTTGTTGTGGGTGAAGCAAGAGTGGAACAAGAAATGTCAAGTTATAATGAGACTAAAGAGGTTATTGTGTCTGATGATTTGATGAAGAAAGTCTTCAAATTCTTGTGGCAAGAGGGTAGATTGGGTTATACTCATGTTTGGCCA GATAtgaaatttgggtggaaaattgtgGTGGGAACAATCGTTGCATTCTTTGGAGCTGCATTTGGGAGTGTAGGAGGTGTTGGAGGAGGTGGCATCTTTGTTCCTATGCTCACTCTCATTATTGGGTTTGATGCAAAATCTTCAACTGCAatatcaaaat TTATGATTACAGGTGCAGCAGGGGCAACAGTTTACTACAATTTAAAGCTGAGGCATCCTACACTTGATATGCCCATTATTGACTATGATTTGGCACTTCTGTTTCAACCAATGTTGGTTCTAGGCATTAGTATTGGAGTTgcttttaatgtaatttttgcaGACTGGATGATCACAGTTTTGTTGATTATTCTCTTCTTAG GCACTTCAACTAAGGCATTCTTCAAAGGCATCGACACATGGAAAAAAGAAACCATAATGAAAAAG GAAGCTGCTAGGTTGATGGAATCAAATG ATAACAACAACAATGATGTGTCATACACACCCCTACCCGGAGATCCCACTGACAGAGCACACACACCTCCTAAGGAAACTGGAAAAGAAGAG ATCTCGGTTATTGAGAACGTTTGCTGGAAGGAACTTGGACTGCTTGTAGCTGTCTGGGCTATAATCCTTGCACTGCAGATTGCTAAG AATTACTCAACCACCTGTTCCGCGTTATACTGGCTACTGAATCTATTGCAG ATCCCTGTGGCTGTCGGAGTAACTTCATATGAGGCAGTTAGCCTATACAAAGGACGAAGAAGGATCAAATCCAAGGGAGAAGCAAGCACTAACTGGAAAGTACATCAGCTCATTCTTTATAGTTGCATGGGTGTATTGGCTGGTGTCGTTGGTGGATTGCTTGGTCTTGGGGGAGGATTTATTTTAGGTCCTCTCTTCCTGGAATTGGGAATCCCTCCTCAG GTATCAAGTGCCACTGCAACCTTTGCCATGACATTTTCTGCATCAATGTCAGTTGTCGAATATTACCTTCTAAAACGTTTTCCGGTTCCTTATGGTACTACCACATGA
- the LOC123211389 gene encoding dynein light chain 1, cytoplasmic-like translates to MLEGKALIQDTDMSVKMQIHAMTCASQALDLYDVSECESIAGHVKKEFDEIYGGGWQCVVGSKFGCFFTHSEGTFIYFTLMSLKFLIFKAPFCPPSSPY, encoded by the exons ATGTTGGAAGGCAAAGCTTTGATTCAAGATACTGATATGTCTGTGAAGATGCAGATCCATGCCATGACTTGTGCTTCTCAAGCTCTTGATCTTTATGATGTCTCTGAATGCGAATCTATAGCTGGCCATGTCAAAAAG GAGTTTGACGAGATATATGGAGGAGGATGGCAATGTGTGGTGGGTTCAAAGTTTGGCTGTTTTTTCACTCATTCTGAAGGGACTTTCATCTACTTTACATTAATGTCTCTCAAGTTTCTCATATTCAAAGCCCCTTTTTGTCCCCCCTCCTCTCCATATTGA
- the LOC123210602 gene encoding sulfite exporter TauE/SafE family protein 3-like isoform X1 produces the protein MERVESRRRNWKGQLVSEILVGFLVVASVFVVGEARVEQEMSSYNETKEVIVSDDLMKKVFKFLWQEGRLGYTHVWPDMKFGWKIVVGTIVAFFGAAFGSVGGVGGGGIFVPMLTLIIGFDAKSSTAISKFMITGAAGATVYYNLKLRHPTLDMPIIDYDLALLFQPMLVLGISIGVAFNVIFADWMITVLLIILFLGTSTKAFFKGIDTWKKETIMKKEAARLMESNDNNNNDVSYTPLPGDPTDRAHTPPKETGKEEISVIENVCWKELGLLVAVWAIILALQIAKNYSTTCSALYWLLNLLQIPVAVGVTSYEAVSLYKGRRRIKSKGEASTNWKVHQLILYSCMGVLAGVVGGLLGLGGGFILGPLFLELGIPPQVSSATATFAMTFSASMSVVEYYLLKRFPVPYALYFVAVATVAALIAQHVVRKIINILGRASIIIFILAFTIFVSAISLGGVGIADMIKAIEEKEYMGFENLCTYNA, from the exons ATGGAAAGGGTGGAGTCAAGACGGAGGAATTGGAAAGGGCAATTGGTGAGTGAGATTTTGGTCGGTTTTCTTGTTGTAGCTTCTGTTTTTGTTGTGGGTGAAGCAAGAGTGGAACAAGAAATGTCAAGTTATAATGAGACTAAAGAGGTTATTGTGTCTGATGATTTGATGAAGAAAGTCTTCAAATTCTTGTGGCAAGAGGGTAGATTGGGTTATACTCATGTTTGGCCA GATAtgaaatttgggtggaaaattgtgGTGGGAACAATCGTTGCATTCTTTGGAGCTGCATTTGGGAGTGTAGGAGGTGTTGGAGGAGGTGGCATCTTTGTTCCTATGCTCACTCTCATTATTGGGTTTGATGCAAAATCTTCAACTGCAatatcaaaat TTATGATTACAGGTGCAGCAGGGGCAACAGTTTACTACAATTTAAAGCTGAGGCATCCTACACTTGATATGCCCATTATTGACTATGATTTGGCACTTCTGTTTCAACCAATGTTGGTTCTAGGCATTAGTATTGGAGTTgcttttaatgtaatttttgcaGACTGGATGATCACAGTTTTGTTGATTATTCTCTTCTTAG GCACTTCAACTAAGGCATTCTTCAAAGGCATCGACACATGGAAAAAAGAAACCATAATGAAAAAG GAAGCTGCTAGGTTGATGGAATCAAATG ATAACAACAACAATGATGTGTCATACACACCCCTACCCGGAGATCCCACTGACAGAGCACACACACCTCCTAAGGAAACTGGAAAAGAAGAG ATCTCGGTTATTGAGAACGTTTGCTGGAAGGAACTTGGACTGCTTGTAGCTGTCTGGGCTATAATCCTTGCACTGCAGATTGCTAAG AATTACTCAACCACCTGTTCCGCGTTATACTGGCTACTGAATCTATTGCAG ATCCCTGTGGCTGTCGGAGTAACTTCATATGAGGCAGTTAGCCTATACAAAGGACGAAGAAGGATCAAATCCAAGGGAGAAGCAAGCACTAACTGGAAAGTACATCAGCTCATTCTTTATAGTTGCATGGGTGTATTGGCTGGTGTCGTTGGTGGATTGCTTGGTCTTGGGGGAGGATTTATTTTAGGTCCTCTCTTCCTGGAATTGGGAATCCCTCCTCAG GTATCAAGTGCCACTGCAACCTTTGCCATGACATTTTCTGCATCAATGTCAGTTGTCGAATATTACCTTCTAAAACGTTTTCCGGTTCCTTATG CCCTCTACTTTGTGGCGGTTGCCACTGTTGCTGCCTTGATAGCGCAACATGTGGTAAGAAAGATTATCAATATATTAGGGAGAGCTTCTATAATCATCTTCATTTTGGCCTTCACAATTTTTGTCAGTGCAATATCACTAG GTGGGGTGGGTATAGCAGATATGATCAAAGCAATCGAGGAGAAGGAGTACATGGGATTTGAGAACTTATGTACATACAATGCCTAG
- the LOC123211386 gene encoding hydroxyphenylpyruvate reductase-like: MEKIGVLMTSPMSTYLEQELSSRFNLFKLWTQSCKSKFLQQNSSHIKAVVGDTKCGADSELIESLANLEIVASYSVGLDKINLDTCRDKGVRVTNTPDVLTDDVADLAVGLILAVLRRVCVGDEFIKCGKWKSCELALSSKFSGKSVGIVGLGRIGLAVAKRATAFGCPIGYHSRSQKSCANYKYYSNIIELATNCQILIVACSLTEETHHIINRKVIDALGRDGILINIGRGAHIDEPELVSALLEGRLAGAGLDVYENEPEVPEQLFGLDNVVLLPHVGSDTEETSKVMADLVIGNLVAHFSKKPLLTPVI, translated from the exons ATGGAGAAAATTGGTGTCCTGATGACCTCACCAATGTCCACATATCTTGAACAAGAGCTCTCAAGTCGCTTCAATCTCTTCAAACTCTGGACTCAATCTTGCAAATCCAAGTTCCTTCAACAAAACTCAAGTCACATAAAAGCAGTGGTGGGCGACACAAAATGCGGGGCGGATTCAGAGCTGATAGAGTCACTGGCAAATTTGGAAATAGTTGCAAGTTACAGTGTGGGCCTGGACAAGATTAACTTGGATACGTGTCGAGATAAGGGTGTTAGAGTTACCAATACTCCTGATGTTTTGACTGATGATGTGGCAGACTTGGCTGTTGGGTTGATTTTGGCAGTTCTGAGAAGGGTTTGTGTTGGTGATGAGTTTATCAAGTGTGGAAAGTGGAAAAGTTGTGAGCTTGCATTGAGTTCTAAG TTCAGTGGTAAATCAGTTGGAATTGTTGGGTTGGGCAGAATTGGATTGGCAGTTGCAAAGAGAGCTACAGCTTTTGGCTGCCCTATCGGCTACCATTCCAGATCTCAGAAATCATGTGCAAATTACAAATACTACTCAAATATAATCGAATTAGCCACCAATTGTCAAATTCTCATTGTGGCATGTTCTTTGACTGAAGAAACTCACCACATCATCAACCGTAAAGTCATTGATGCATTGGGTCGAGATGGTATTCTCATCAACATTGGAAGAGGTGCACATATAGATGAACCTGAGCTCGTGTCTGCATTGCTCGAAGGACGATTGGCAGGAGCAGGTCTTGATGTGTATGAAAATGAGCCTGAAGTTCCTGAACAATTGTTTGGACTTGATAATGTAGTTCTCTTGCCTCATGTCGGAAGTGACACTGAGGAAACCAGTAAGGTGATGGCAGACCTTGTGATCGGGAACTTGGTGGCACACTTTAGTAAAAAGCCCCTATTGACTCCAGTTATTTGA
- the LOC123211257 gene encoding proline-rich receptor-like protein kinase PERK15, with translation MASSPTAVPSPATSLPLSPPTNGTASPPSPSPPINGTVSAPSPTNSTSTAAVSPTNGSNPTFTIPSPSGLPPGAMAGLVVGVVIGATIVLAAVGIFVLFYKRRKRKLAAQNLPQPGPKNDPFSSPLRQGQQSASPLGAPKPTLPGFASNPVPTEGSDKPFPLSSPSISPGSLQSEFTYEELKMATNNFSNANLLGQGGFGYVHKGVLPNGKVVAIKQLKAGSGQGEREFQAEVEIISRVHHRHLVSLVGYCISGAQRLLVYEFVPNKTLEFHLHGDGRPTMDWPTRMKIALGSARGLAYLHEDCQPKIIHRDIKSANILIDNNFEAKVADFGLAKYSLDTDTHVSTRVMGTFGYLAPEYAASGKLTDKSDVFSFGVLLLELITGFRPFDKNHTFDDDSMVDWAKPLLTQVLEGGNFGLLVDPKLKEYDSSEMVRMVACAAASVRHSARRRPRMSQIVLALEGKMPLEELNDGIMPGHSSVYSSCGSSEYNYSLQYREDVKKFRKLALESVDIGSSEYSEQTSDYGPNKSSSSTEDRQTTQEMEPPKGEKDTNLTSQSS, from the exons ATGGCTTCGTCGCCGACGGCGGTGCCTTCCCCTGCCACGTCACTACCTCTGTCACCTCCCACCAACGGCACGGCTTCGCCTCCGTCTCCTTCTCCTCCCATCAACGGTACCGTTTCAGCGCCTTCGCCAACCAACTCTACCTCTACGGCTGCAGTTTCTCCAACTAATGGATCGAACCCGACATTCACGATCCCATCTCCTAGTGGCCTGCCTCCGGGAGCCATGGCAGGTCTTGTGGTAGGGGTGGTGATAGGTGCTACAATTGTTTTAGCTGCTGTGGGCATTTTCGTCCTTTTCTACAAAAGGAGGAAGCGGAAGCTTGCAGCTCAAAATCTTCCTCAACCGGGTCCCAAAA ATGATCCTTTTTCCAGCCCACTGCGGCAGGGGCAACAGAGTGCTTCTCCACTGGGAGCACCAAAGCCTACTCTACCTGGTTTTGCTTCAAATCCTGTACCCACTGAAGGCTCTGATAAGCCTTTCCCACTTTCTTCCCCAAGCATTAGTCCTGGAAGTTTGCAGAGTGAATTTACTTATGAAGAGCTAAAGATGGCAACAAACAATTTCTCTAATGCAAACCTCCTGGGTCAAGGAGGTTTTGGATATGTCCATAAGGGAGTCCTTCCTAATGGGAAAGTGGTTGCAATCAAACAGCTCAAAGCAGGCAGTGGACAGGGGGAGCGTGAGTTTCAGGCCGAGGTTGAGATCATAAGTCGTGTCCATCACAGACATCTAGTGTCCCTGGTTGGATACTGTATTTCTGGGGCCCAAAGATTGCTTGTTTATGAGTTTGTTCCAAATAAAACCTTGGAATTTCATTTACATG GAGACGGGAGACCAACTATGGACTGGCCAACTAGAATGAAAATTGCCCTAGGCTCAGCCAGAGGATTGGCCTATCTGCATGAAGACT GTCAACCCAAGATTATACACCGTGATATAAAGTCTGCTAATATTCTTATCGACAACAACTTTGAGGCAAAG GTGGCTGATTTTGGACTTGCCAAGTATTCCTTAGATACTGATACTCATGTGTCTACTCGAGTTATGGGAACTTTTGg TTACTTAGCTCCAGAGTATGCTGCATCTGGGAAGCTCACTGATAAATCAGACGTCTTCTCCTTTGGGGTTCTGCTATTGGAGTTGATTACTGGGTTCCGACCTTTTGACAAAAATCATACCTTTGATGATGATAGCATGGTTGACTGG gCAAAGCCTTTGCTCACTCAAGTTTTGGAAGGAGGCAACTTTGGGCTTCTTGTTGATCCAAAGTTGAAGGAGTATGACTCCAGTGAAATGGTGCGGATGGTTGCTTGTGCTGCTGCTTCTGTACGTCATTCAGCAAGGCGTCGTCCACGAATGAGCCAG ATAGTTCTTGCATTGGAAGGAAAGATGCCTCTGGAAGAGTTGAATGACGGAATCATGCCAGGGCACAGCTCTGTATATAGTTCATGTGGAAGCTCAGAATATAATTACTCACTGCAATACAGAGAAGACGTGAAGAAATTCAGGAAGTTGGCGCTAGAAAGTGTTGACATTGGTAGTAGTGAATACAGTGAGCAGACTAGTGATTATGGTCCAAACAAATCGAGTTCAAGTACTGAAGACCGGCAAACTACCCAAGAGATGGAACCACCAAAAGGCGAGAAAGACACCAATTTAACTAGCCAAAGCTCTTGA
- the LOC123211258 gene encoding uncharacterized protein LOC123211258: protein MEATKEDIGLLNKIIPPRLEDAGLEDCALPPDAIKEAFFKAVSVVKSSASSFLHSDDDVEDCLDDPWPQAKEVSDTVVGVSSPPEEHGPCGVVKGDGVLEEGEDKVVVTGIDEVAEEKYDVVVGGGDVTEGKGVRGCVEGLKGLKIEEKEKNKKENKESEGPTLVEGFV, encoded by the coding sequence ATGGAAGCTACGAAAGAAGACATAGGTTTGCTAAACAAAATCATCCCACCACGCCTCGAAGATGCGGGTCTCGAAGACTGCGCTTTGCCGCCTGACGCCATCAAAGAAGCCTTTTTTAAAGCCGTCTCCGTCGTCAAGTCAAGCGCCTCTTCTTTCTTACATAGCGACGATGATGTGGAGGACTGCCTAGACGACCCTTGGCCTCAGGCCAAGGAGGTTTCCGACACGGTGGTCGGAGTTTCCTCGCCCCCGGAGGAGCATGGGCCGTGCGGTGTAGTGAAGGGGGATGGGGTTCTGGAGGAGGGTGAAGATAAAGTGGTGGTTACGGGTATAGATGAGGTAGCAGAGGAAAAGTATGACGTGGTGGTGGGTGGCGGTGACGTGACGGAGGGAAAGGGAGTGAGAGGGTGTGTTGAAGGGTTAAAGGGGCTGAAGATCgaggagaaagagaagaataaaaaagaaaataaagagagCGAAGGGCCCACTTTGGTTGAAGGATTTGTGTGA
- the LOC123210931 gene encoding putative F-box/LRR-repeat protein At4g00320 yields MVEKVDRISGLPPFVIHHIMSYLSSKEVGQISTLSKGWNQLRISFPIFDFDQTDFLTEDESDQITSMFEERRLALRERLKEFMEYIDASLLRFCELEFCMRKFRLFISILDVEESAPYIDKWIGLATEKEVKVFDLEFLTDSDTPYTLPQSIFYAKSVTVLNIVRCKLENVSDIVRFNYLRKLSLDKVFINEEMVQKLSGESPLLEEMFLSECWGFKRLCVSKALKLKIMSIGSDELESVEVVAPNLQELVLEFSEEIMPRVIDVFECTQLKKLKFMGIGLTDLEFHHFISSFPLLEDLIFAYCYALERITISSNQLKKIRVSSCVNMKALNLDTPNLLSFTYEYSPIPTSCINALCPWQVKCLSKLMFDIHWCLKLREFLGVSNQIETLRIYARPTVSSFKLEECRKSFTSRPCYVETLEFYTNMPPSEYRMLLDGLLWICYPRTLFLQSYSCRAQYKLFESFYKELKNRDVSCCNSHDIKCWRHYLKDIKVVGFMGLKDGKLIDADSLMKWLSTDNLSDLWSILPFGVVRFQLDWCFPESTMKA; encoded by the exons ATGGTAGAGAAAGTGGATCGTATTTCGGGGTTGCCCCCTTTTGTGATTCATCACATTATGTCCTACCTCTCATCAAAAGAAGTTGGTCAAATTAGTACATTGTCTAAGGGATGGAATCAATTACGGATATCTTTTCCTATCTTTGATTTTGATCAAACTGATTTCCTCACCGAAGATGAGAGTGATCAAATTACATCAATGTTTGAAGAGAGAAGATTGGCACTCCGAGAACGTTTGAAAGAATTTATGGAATATATTGATGCTTCCTTGCTTCGGTTCTGTGAGCTCGAGTTCTGTATGCGCAAATTTAGGCTTTTCATAAGTATTCTTGATGTTGAAGAATCGGCTCCTTATATTGATAAATGGATAGGATTGGCCACTGAGAAGGAGGTTAAAGTGTTTGATTTGGAATTCTTAACAGATAGTGATACACCCTACACTTTGCCTCAATCAATCTTTTATGCTAAGTCAGTGACTGTTCTAAATATAGTTAGATGCAAGTTGGAGAATGTTTCGGATATTGTCAGGTTCAATTATCTCAGAAAGTTAAGTTTGGACAAGGTTTTTATAAATGAAGAGATGGTGCAGAAGCTTAGTGGTGAAAGCCCTCTGCTTGAAGAAATGTTTCTTTCGGAATGTTGGGGTTTCAAGCGACTATGTGTTTCTAAAGCTCTCAAACTGAAGATAATGTCTATCGGATCAGATGAGCTTGAAAGTGTTGAAGTTGTTGCTCCAAATCTTCAAGAGTTGGTCCTTGAATTTAGTGAAGAAATAATGCCCAGAGTGATTGACGTTTTTGAGTGCACACAgttgaaaaagttaaaattcatgGGCATTGGTCTTACGGACCTGGagtttcatcattttatctcaAGCTTTCCCTTGCTTGAGGATCTAATCTTTGCGTACTGCTATGCCCTTGAAAGAATTACGATTTCAAGTAATCAACTTAAGAAGATTCGAGTTAGTAGCTGTGTTAATATGAAGGCACTTAACCTTGATACTCCAAATTTACTCTCCTTTACTTATGAGTATAGTCCCATTCCCACTTCGTGCATAAATGCATTATGTCCATGGCAAGTTAAATGTTTATCTAAGCTAATGTTTGATATTCATTGGTGCCTGAAACTGAGGGAGTTTCTTGGCGTATCCAATCAAATCGAAACTCTAAGGATATATGCAAGGCCAACTGTG aGTTCTTTCAAGTTAGAAGAATGCAGGAAAAGTTTTACATCACGCCCGTGTTATGTGGAGACTCTTGAGTTCTATACAAACATGCCACCATCAGAATACAGGATGTTGTTGGATGGTCTCCTCTGGATTTGTTATCCCAGGACTTTGTTTTTGCAATCATATTCTTGCAGGGCCCAGTATAAATTATTTGAG TCATTCTACAAGGAACTGAAGAATAGGGACGTAAGCTGTTGCAATTCCCATGATATCAAATGTTGGCGGCACTACTTAAAAGATATTAAGGTCGTAGGCTTTATGGGTCTGAAAGATGGGAAATTGATTGATGCTGATAGTTTAATGAAATGGCTAAGCACAGATAATTTGAGTGATCTCTGGTCTATCCTTCCCTTTGGAGTTGTAAGGTTTCAACTAGATTGGTGTTTCCCAGAAAGCACTATGAAGGCATAA